In the Maribacter sp. MJ134 genome, one interval contains:
- a CDS encoding GH92 family glycosyl hydrolase yields MKLRITYRIVVLVLVFCSETTIRAQSTTTQDLIEYVNPFIGTSNFGTTNPGPIAVRGMANVSPFNVAGAKNLPLEKDSRWLSTPYVHENKFLTGFSHANLSGVGCPELGVILAMPTTGKLETDHLKYGSAYGDEVSKAGYYSNRLEKYDIKVETTASTRVGISKYNFPKGKANILLNLGLGLTNEQGARLRIVSPTEVEGMRTVGSFCYYKPEEAYPLYFVARFSEPATTYGIWKKSHKTEGVETQWMQSHEGSYNGKTLLKEGFMQEVVGDSIGAYMRYNFDAPTNVELRVGISYVSVANARENLEKEVGNKPFKEILAETRKEWNENLSRIEVEGGTEEDKIKFYTALYHTLIHPSTLNDFNGEYPKMGTRETLKTDGTRYTVFSLWDTYRNLHQLMSLVYPEQQSNMINSMLRIYKESGWLPKWELNATETTTMVGDPAGIIIADTYLKGIQDFDVALAYEAMVKSADQLKDNPLRPGLEDYLKYGYLTTTTTNSGSVSTTQEYNISDYAIAQLAKALGKKEDYQRFSKRSKSYRKLLDKNLNLLRPRNEDGSWVTPYDPTDGANFIKNVGFIEGNAWQYTFMAPHDIPGLIKLMGGKKKFSQQLAKVFNSGQFDMANEPDIMYPYLFNYVSGEEYKTQVKVKELLEKYYKNKPEGLPGNDDTGTMSAWAVFSMMGIYPINPANPVYAITTPSFDKITIHLNQKYYKENKIEISKVGKGKISELQSGLKTLTEFFVSHENLVNNKSLKIKLSH; encoded by the coding sequence ATGAAACTTAGGATCACTTATAGGATAGTGGTGCTCGTTCTGGTATTCTGTTCAGAAACTACCATACGAGCCCAATCAACTACAACACAGGATTTAATAGAATATGTCAACCCGTTTATTGGTACATCTAATTTTGGCACTACCAATCCCGGGCCCATAGCAGTTCGTGGTATGGCTAATGTTTCGCCTTTCAATGTAGCAGGTGCCAAAAATTTACCGTTGGAAAAAGACAGTAGATGGCTCTCCACTCCCTATGTCCACGAAAATAAATTTCTCACAGGATTCAGCCATGCCAATCTAAGTGGGGTTGGCTGTCCGGAATTAGGTGTCATACTGGCCATGCCAACAACTGGTAAATTGGAGACCGATCATTTAAAATATGGCTCCGCCTATGGCGACGAAGTATCCAAAGCAGGTTACTATTCCAACAGATTGGAGAAATACGATATAAAAGTTGAAACTACCGCATCTACCAGAGTTGGTATATCAAAATATAATTTTCCCAAGGGCAAGGCCAATATTCTTCTGAATCTTGGGTTAGGTTTAACCAATGAGCAGGGAGCCAGACTAAGGATAGTCTCACCTACCGAAGTAGAAGGTATGCGAACAGTGGGTTCCTTTTGTTATTACAAACCGGAAGAAGCCTACCCACTTTACTTCGTTGCCCGATTCTCAGAGCCCGCGACCACATACGGAATTTGGAAAAAATCACATAAAACAGAAGGGGTAGAAACACAATGGATGCAGTCCCATGAAGGAAGTTACAACGGTAAGACCCTTTTGAAAGAAGGGTTTATGCAAGAAGTAGTGGGGGACAGTATCGGAGCCTACATGCGTTATAATTTTGATGCGCCAACAAATGTTGAGCTGCGGGTAGGTATTTCTTATGTAAGTGTTGCCAATGCCAGAGAAAACCTAGAAAAAGAAGTCGGTAATAAACCGTTTAAGGAAATTCTAGCGGAAACTAGAAAAGAATGGAACGAGAATTTATCAAGAATTGAAGTTGAAGGCGGTACCGAAGAAGACAAAATTAAATTCTACACCGCACTGTACCATACATTAATTCATCCTAGCACGCTTAATGATTTTAACGGAGAATATCCAAAAATGGGCACTAGAGAGACCTTAAAAACAGATGGGACAAGATATACTGTATTTTCCTTGTGGGATACCTACAGAAATTTACACCAACTGATGAGTTTGGTATACCCTGAACAACAATCCAATATGATTAATAGTATGCTTCGCATTTATAAAGAATCTGGATGGCTACCTAAATGGGAACTCAACGCTACAGAAACTACGACCATGGTGGGCGATCCCGCAGGTATTATAATAGCGGACACCTATTTAAAGGGTATACAGGATTTTGATGTGGCATTAGCTTATGAGGCCATGGTCAAAAGTGCGGACCAATTAAAAGACAATCCGCTTAGGCCAGGTTTAGAAGATTATCTTAAATACGGCTATCTAACGACAACCACCACCAATAGTGGTTCTGTCTCCACCACCCAAGAATATAACATCAGTGATTATGCCATAGCACAATTGGCTAAAGCATTAGGCAAAAAAGAAGATTACCAACGTTTTTCCAAACGTTCAAAATCGTATAGAAAGTTATTGGATAAAAACCTGAATTTACTTCGACCAAGGAACGAAGATGGCAGTTGGGTAACTCCATACGATCCTACGGACGGTGCAAACTTTATTAAAAATGTAGGTTTTATAGAAGGAAATGCATGGCAGTATACCTTTATGGCACCTCATGATATTCCGGGACTTATAAAATTAATGGGCGGAAAGAAAAAATTTTCGCAACAGTTAGCTAAAGTTTTTAACTCCGGCCAGTTTGATATGGCAAATGAACCCGATATTATGTATCCCTATCTCTTTAATTATGTAAGCGGGGAAGAATACAAAACACAAGTTAAAGTGAAAGAACTTTTAGAGAAATACTACAAGAACAAGCCCGAAGGTCTACCTGGAAATGATGACACCGGTACCATGAGTGCGTGGGCCGTCTTTTCAATGATGGGAATTTATCCTATAAATCCTGCAAATCCTGTTTACGCCATCACGACACCAAGTTTTGATAAAATCACCATTCATCTGAACCAAAAATATTATAAAGAAAATAAAATTGAAATTAGTAAGGTAGGCAAGGGTAAAATATCAGAGCTACAAAGTGGGTTAAAAACGCTTACAGAATTCTTTGTGTCACACGAAAATCTAGTGAATAATAAATCATTGAAAATTAAACTGAGTCATTAA
- a CDS encoding SusC/RagA family TonB-linked outer membrane protein codes for MNKKILSFLTLVSLLFFQGVVAQNSTVSGTVSDDSGSPLPGVNVVEKGTSNGTSTDFDGNYTISVGNNATLVFSSLGYERKEVAVNGQSTVNTSLAEDASELDEVVVTALGIKKETKALGYSLTEVGGEEIATVKTPNAINSLQGKIAGVNISQNATGAAGSSRVIIRGSSSLSGENQPLYVVDGIPISNGNNGSASLWGGSDGGDGISSINPDDIESISVLKGGAASALYGSRAAGGVVIITTKSGKGQEGFGVEFGSQVTFDRVDTSLRDYQTEYGQGLLGAKPANTAGALEAGFNSWGPRFDGSSVPQWDGVSRPYSYTGNNEDRFYRTGTTFINTVALTSAKENLSYRMSVSDLTNEDVLPNAGFNRKSFSLNTTAVLADKLTSTVNAKYIIEKVQNRPRLSDSPGNANFSVGLLPGNLNESDFLPATDENGQERQFTDNVFVTNPYFSAFNFRRQDRRNRIIASTTLRYDFTDWLSLTGRMGIDNDVIRRTEVTPFGTGFQPLGSLTESERRTNQVDADIILAAERDITDKFAISALVGANSNHLRSENLFLGGGDFIVPGLEDIGNTVTQNRRREFSERKIGSVYGSLELSYDRWAYITFTGRNDWFSTLSFPGKTTPNDDFYPSVNASLVLSDAFEMPSFINFLKLRGGYSEVAGGAQDPYTLGLTYQIFGNPLNGQPTGNISNGSVPNANLVAFSKNESEIGLDLRMFGNRLSFDLAYYSNETTNDIVNVATSSFSGYGGASANLGKVSNKGFEFLVSGTPIRTADFNWNVSVNGAYNEGLVVATDDVGSDVNLDEPRTRNVRITHRVGERYGTIVGVSYERDANGVIKYDIDAEGVPRAVEGERKILGEGVPPLTLGFTNSFTYKNFNLNFLIDGKFGGQIFSGTNTLLYGFGLHKKTVEGRETGLTVSGIDNATDQPFTTTVAPENLQTYWGEINDIAEEFVEDSDYIKFRQLSLGYSLPQKSLENIFLTSVNVSVIASNLFYISRSIDNIDPESSYNVGNSQGLEYFGVPASRNYGLSINVKF; via the coding sequence ATGAACAAAAAAATCTTAAGTTTTCTGACTCTTGTGTCATTACTCTTCTTTCAGGGGGTAGTTGCACAAAACAGCACGGTATCCGGTACGGTGTCAGATGATTCTGGCTCACCACTTCCCGGTGTCAATGTTGTAGAAAAAGGCACATCAAATGGTACCTCTACCGATTTTGACGGTAACTATACCATTAGTGTGGGAAATAATGCAACCTTAGTTTTCTCATCCTTAGGATACGAAAGAAAAGAAGTTGCAGTGAACGGGCAGAGCACTGTAAACACTTCGCTAGCCGAAGATGCTAGTGAATTGGACGAAGTTGTAGTTACTGCACTAGGTATTAAGAAGGAAACCAAGGCACTCGGTTATTCCTTAACCGAAGTTGGTGGCGAGGAAATCGCAACAGTAAAAACACCTAACGCAATCAACTCCCTCCAGGGTAAAATAGCAGGTGTTAACATTTCGCAAAATGCTACCGGGGCGGCAGGTTCCAGTAGGGTAATCATCAGGGGTTCTAGCTCCCTATCCGGTGAAAACCAACCTCTCTACGTTGTAGACGGTATTCCTATAAGTAATGGCAACAACGGTTCCGCAAGTCTATGGGGTGGTTCTGATGGTGGAGATGGTATCTCTAGTATCAACCCGGATGATATTGAATCTATTTCAGTATTAAAGGGTGGTGCTGCATCGGCACTATACGGCTCCCGTGCAGCCGGTGGTGTAGTAATTATTACTACAAAATCCGGTAAAGGTCAAGAAGGGTTTGGAGTAGAGTTTGGCAGCCAAGTAACTTTCGACAGAGTAGATACCTCATTAAGGGATTATCAAACAGAATACGGCCAAGGGCTTCTTGGAGCTAAGCCGGCTAATACCGCAGGTGCTTTGGAAGCAGGTTTTAATTCTTGGGGACCTCGTTTTGATGGTTCTTCTGTTCCTCAGTGGGATGGCGTTTCCAGGCCTTATTCTTACACAGGAAATAATGAGGATAGATTTTACAGAACAGGCACCACATTTATCAACACCGTTGCACTTACTTCGGCAAAAGAGAACCTTTCCTATAGAATGTCCGTATCTGACCTTACCAACGAAGATGTACTGCCAAATGCAGGTTTCAACAGAAAGTCTTTCTCCTTGAATACTACAGCTGTTTTGGCAGATAAGCTGACGAGTACGGTAAACGCTAAGTATATTATAGAGAAGGTACAAAACAGACCGAGATTATCCGATAGTCCTGGAAATGCAAACTTCTCTGTAGGTCTTCTTCCTGGAAACTTAAATGAAAGTGATTTTTTACCAGCTACGGATGAAAATGGACAAGAACGTCAATTTACAGACAATGTTTTTGTTACCAATCCCTACTTCTCCGCATTTAACTTTAGAAGACAGGATAGAAGAAATAGAATCATAGCTTCTACTACCCTTCGTTACGACTTTACCGATTGGCTTTCCTTAACGGGTAGAATGGGTATCGATAATGATGTAATACGTAGAACAGAAGTAACACCTTTCGGTACAGGATTTCAGCCTTTAGGAAGTCTTACTGAATCTGAAAGAAGAACCAATCAGGTAGATGCAGATATCATTTTAGCCGCCGAGCGTGATATAACGGATAAGTTTGCCATTTCGGCTTTAGTGGGAGCCAACTCAAACCACCTAAGAAGCGAAAACCTCTTTCTGGGAGGTGGTGATTTTATCGTTCCTGGCTTAGAGGATATTGGAAATACGGTAACACAGAATAGACGTAGAGAATTTTCAGAACGTAAAATTGGTTCGGTATACGGTTCTTTAGAATTATCCTATGATCGCTGGGCCTACATTACCTTTACGGGAAGAAATGACTGGTTCTCCACATTATCATTTCCGGGAAAGACAACACCTAACGATGATTTTTATCCTTCTGTAAATGCGAGTTTGGTTTTATCGGATGCTTTTGAAATGCCCTCTTTTATTAATTTTTTAAAATTGAGAGGTGGTTATTCTGAAGTAGCAGGTGGTGCGCAAGATCCTTACACACTAGGATTAACGTATCAAATCTTCGGCAACCCTTTAAATGGTCAACCTACTGGGAACATAAGTAATGGTAGTGTGCCAAATGCCAATCTAGTCGCTTTTAGTAAGAATGAATCTGAAATAGGTTTAGATTTAAGAATGTTCGGAAACAGACTTTCCTTTGATTTAGCATACTACAGCAATGAAACAACAAATGATATTGTAAACGTTGCCACCTCATCATTCTCCGGTTACGGGGGAGCTAGTGCAAATCTAGGTAAGGTATCCAATAAAGGTTTTGAATTCTTGGTTAGCGGAACGCCTATACGAACCGCGGATTTTAACTGGAACGTCTCTGTGAATGGTGCTTATAACGAAGGTTTGGTTGTAGCTACCGATGACGTAGGTTCGGATGTTAATTTAGATGAACCACGAACGAGAAACGTTAGGATTACACATCGTGTTGGTGAAAGATACGGTACAATCGTAGGTGTTTCTTATGAGAGAGATGCCAATGGAGTTATCAAATACGATATTGATGCAGAAGGGGTTCCACGAGCTGTTGAAGGTGAGCGTAAAATCTTAGGTGAAGGTGTTCCTCCATTAACATTAGGTTTCACTAACTCTTTTACCTACAAGAATTTTAATCTTAATTTCTTGATAGACGGTAAATTCGGCGGTCAAATATTCTCGGGAACAAATACCTTATTATACGGATTTGGTCTTCATAAAAAAACCGTAGAAGGTAGAGAGACTGGGCTAACCGTATCAGGTATTGACAATGCTACGGACCAGCCTTTTACAACCACCGTAGCTCCAGAAAACCTTCAGACCTACTGGGGAGAGATAAACGACATTGCAGAAGAGTTTGTTGAAGACTCGGATTATATTAAATTTAGACAATTGAGCTTAGGCTATTCCTTACCTCAAAAATCTTTAGAAAATATTTTTCTAACAAGTGTAAATGTTTCGGTTATAGCTTCAAATCTTTTCTATATTTCTAGAAGTATAGATAATATAGACCCTGAAAGTTCTTATAATGTTGGAAATTCTCAAGGTTTAGAATACTTTGGTGTTCCAGCATCCAGAAATTACGGCTTGTCCATCAATGTTAAGTTTTAA
- a CDS encoding SusD/RagB family nutrient-binding outer membrane lipoprotein, producing the protein MKKLIYLFMMALVVGACDEGFDELNVDPTKPPQIAAANKLTAVQKFISSERYDNWRAGMIYQSTMMQHIATTAGYWDGDKYTWNRGYASSLMDRYYGNAIKTIEDLLFQLDEEEAPDEMKAIVRILRVFAFSRLTDLYGDVPYSEAGKAVLEGIFLPKYDAQSEIYPDMLNELEESAAALSSGTSGFGAADVIYNGDQAKWKKLANSLMLRLGLRLIKVDPAAAQSWATKAIAGGVMESNDDIFYLQHDNNNRNGISEVFAADGNPRMSKTFIDFLQAGNDPRLPILAARRGDGSTAAEDLIGFPNGLNSAMLLEMTGEENTDAYAEPNRDILAAFEAPMIFQTYAEVQFMIAESNVRWGIGGDAETAYNNGVRAAMKQLSLYTDAATIADADIDTYLAANPYDAANAIEQIANQYWVATFLNEYETFSNWRRVGFPTLVPVNFPGNETGGTIPRRLTWTENEAAVNADNYQAAIAAQGPDILTTRVWWDVE; encoded by the coding sequence ATGAAAAAATTAATTTATTTATTTATGATGGCGCTTGTAGTAGGCGCTTGTGATGAAGGATTTGACGAACTAAACGTAGATCCAACAAAACCACCGCAAATTGCAGCGGCCAATAAGTTGACCGCTGTACAGAAATTTATTTCCAGTGAGCGTTATGATAACTGGAGAGCAGGTATGATTTATCAATCTACCATGATGCAACATATTGCAACGACCGCCGGTTATTGGGATGGTGACAAATACACCTGGAACAGAGGTTATGCCTCTTCTTTAATGGACCGTTATTATGGTAACGCCATAAAAACTATTGAAGATTTACTCTTTCAATTGGATGAAGAAGAAGCTCCCGATGAAATGAAGGCCATAGTGCGTATTCTAAGGGTATTCGCTTTTTCACGTTTGACAGACCTATATGGGGACGTTCCCTATAGTGAAGCAGGCAAAGCGGTATTAGAGGGTATTTTTCTACCCAAGTACGATGCTCAAAGTGAAATCTATCCAGATATGCTGAATGAGCTAGAAGAATCCGCAGCTGCTTTAAGTAGCGGAACTTCAGGTTTTGGTGCTGCAGATGTCATTTACAACGGTGATCAGGCAAAATGGAAAAAACTGGCCAATTCGTTAATGCTTCGTTTAGGACTACGTTTAATCAAAGTTGACCCCGCAGCCGCACAATCTTGGGCTACCAAGGCAATCGCCGGTGGCGTAATGGAATCAAATGATGACATCTTCTATCTTCAGCATGATAATAATAACAGAAATGGCATCTCCGAAGTATTTGCTGCTGATGGTAATCCAAGAATGAGTAAGACGTTTATCGACTTTTTACAGGCCGGTAATGATCCAAGGTTACCTATTTTGGCTGCTAGAAGAGGGGATGGCAGCACAGCTGCAGAAGACTTGATAGGATTCCCTAACGGTTTAAATAGTGCCATGTTATTAGAAATGACAGGTGAAGAAAACACGGACGCTTACGCGGAGCCGAACAGGGATATCTTAGCCGCTTTTGAAGCTCCAATGATTTTCCAAACTTATGCTGAAGTACAGTTCATGATTGCAGAGTCAAACGTACGTTGGGGTATTGGTGGTGATGCTGAAACAGCTTACAACAATGGTGTTAGAGCTGCTATGAAACAACTTTCATTATATACAGATGCTGCTACCATAGCAGATGCGGATATTGACACCTATCTAGCGGCTAATCCTTATGACGCTGCAAATGCGATAGAGCAAATTGCGAACCAGTACTGGGTGGCAACATTTCTTAACGAATACGAGACATTTTCTAATTGGAGAAGAGTAGGTTTCCCGACCTTGGTACCCGTAAATTTCCCAGGTAACGAAACTGGCGGAACCATCCCAAGAAGATTAACCTGGACAGAAAATGAAGCAGCTGTAAATGCGGATAACTATCAAGCAGCAATAGCGGCTCAAGGTCCGGATATTCTTACTACAAGAGTTTGGTGGGATGTTGAATAG
- a CDS encoding VCBS repeat-containing protein, whose protein sequence is MKAGYLPYFIFILFIWSCNTEEEQRPAQTHFTLLKSSDTGIDFVNKIKDDKDKSIFLYANFYGGAGVGVGDFNNDGLQDLFFAGNMVPDKLYLNKGNMVFEDRTLQSGIQDIPGWSTGVTVADVTNDGYLDIYVSRELYDENPAWRKNLLYINNGDGTFKEQAEAYNIANDQRTRHATFLDYDKDGRLDLFLLTQPPNPGSLSQYFNTDNLLIPEYTLRLYKNEGNSFKDVTTSSGINRTGFPNAVSASDLNNDGWTDLYVANDFYAPDFLFINNQDGTFSSMEKDALKQTSYYSMGVDVADINNDALLDVFVLDMVAEDNFRLKSNMSGMDISSFWKVVEDGGGYQYMYNTLQLNNGNETFSNIAQYANMAATDWSWSNLIADFDNDGLKDTYVTNGLLRDIRNTDADKKIANYINTTRMDWLSKNPNGGNINSIWDIVDLEKAVSMIPSQPLKNYAYKNMGDLQFKKISNDWGLDSESFSNGSAYADLDNDGDLDLVVNNINAEAFIYRNNSENLNDTNYLRIQLTDSENRPLFGTRINIYTADGLQTQETTNVRGIYSTSEPLVHFGISGNTKVDSLVISWPNGKSTVKQNIAANQVLKLSMDKADELSRPILVNTHDRLFKDITESFTANFKHQENNFDDFEKQILLPHKLSQFGPALAVGDINNDGLEDFYIGGAAEQRPQLFVQNPDGGFSATNESFWTKESAYEDIDALFVDINGDGFKDLYVVSGGNAYEKNDFHYTDRLYLNNGTGGFKKGAILNGDRASGSVVKASDYDNDGDMDLFVGGRHLPHQYPNPTSSALLLNDNGQLVNSTATLAKELQEIGMVTDAVWSDYDGDQDLDLILTGEWMPITIFDNKNGQLTKLDQPDLEKTKGWWFSLEHGDFDNDGDMDYIAGNLGLNYKYKTSSEKPFDIYYNDFDTNGNGDIVLGYYNNEKHYPLRGFSCSSQQIPGLKDKIKKYDAFASLELEEVYGEEQLKNSLHYITDTFASVYIENLGQGKFKISPLPGLAQLTNINDMQVEDYNGDGHTDVLIVGNLFVSEIETPRNDAGTGLLLLGNGKGDFTPLRGAKIGFYAAGDAKRIATIKVSGKNHILVGNNNDVLQSFQLR, encoded by the coding sequence ATGAAAGCAGGCTATTTACCCTATTTTATATTTATTCTCTTCATATGGTCCTGTAATACGGAAGAGGAACAGCGACCCGCACAGACGCACTTTACGCTACTAAAATCATCAGATACGGGTATCGACTTTGTAAACAAGATAAAAGATGACAAGGATAAAAGTATTTTCCTTTATGCAAATTTCTACGGAGGCGCAGGAGTTGGCGTTGGAGATTTCAATAATGACGGCCTACAAGATCTCTTTTTTGCAGGAAACATGGTTCCGGATAAGTTGTACCTTAATAAGGGAAACATGGTTTTTGAAGACCGCACCCTTCAGTCGGGAATTCAAGATATCCCCGGTTGGTCTACAGGAGTAACTGTTGCGGACGTTACTAATGACGGTTATTTAGATATTTATGTCAGCCGGGAACTTTATGATGAGAACCCTGCTTGGCGAAAAAACCTACTTTACATCAATAATGGAGATGGGACGTTTAAGGAGCAGGCCGAAGCTTACAACATTGCCAACGATCAAAGAACCCGTCACGCCACCTTTTTGGATTATGATAAAGATGGGCGTTTAGATCTCTTTTTACTCACACAACCGCCAAATCCGGGCAGTCTATCGCAATATTTTAATACGGACAATCTTTTAATACCCGAATACACTTTACGTTTATATAAGAACGAAGGCAATTCGTTTAAGGATGTTACAACATCCTCTGGGATAAATAGGACGGGATTTCCTAATGCCGTTTCCGCTAGTGATTTAAACAATGATGGCTGGACAGATTTGTACGTGGCCAATGACTTTTATGCCCCTGATTTCTTATTTATCAACAATCAGGATGGCACATTTTCTAGCATGGAGAAAGATGCCTTAAAGCAGACATCCTATTACAGTATGGGTGTTGATGTAGCGGATATAAATAATGACGCTTTATTGGATGTTTTTGTTCTGGATATGGTTGCCGAAGACAATTTTCGGCTAAAGTCCAACATGAGCGGTATGGACATCAGTTCCTTTTGGAAGGTTGTAGAAGATGGTGGTGGATACCAATACATGTACAACACCTTACAATTGAATAACGGAAATGAAACTTTTAGTAATATCGCTCAGTACGCTAACATGGCCGCTACAGATTGGAGTTGGTCCAACTTAATTGCAGATTTTGATAATGATGGTTTAAAAGACACCTACGTCACCAACGGCCTGCTAAGAGACATACGAAATACAGATGCCGACAAAAAAATTGCCAATTATATAAATACAACTAGAATGGATTGGTTGTCCAAGAATCCTAATGGGGGCAATATTAATAGTATCTGGGACATTGTAGATTTGGAAAAGGCTGTAAGTATGATTCCCTCCCAACCCCTTAAAAACTATGCCTATAAGAATATGGGCGACCTTCAGTTTAAGAAAATATCCAATGACTGGGGCCTAGACTCAGAATCCTTTTCCAATGGATCTGCTTATGCCGATTTGGATAATGATGGTGATTTAGACTTAGTGGTCAATAATATCAATGCTGAAGCCTTCATTTATCGCAATAACTCGGAAAATCTTAATGACACCAATTATCTCCGCATTCAACTCACCGATTCCGAGAATAGACCATTATTTGGCACACGTATCAATATTTACACGGCTGACGGATTACAAACCCAAGAAACCACTAACGTTAGGGGTATCTATTCCACAAGTGAGCCTTTGGTTCACTTCGGAATATCTGGAAACACAAAAGTGGACAGTTTGGTAATCAGCTGGCCAAACGGTAAAAGTACCGTAAAACAAAATATTGCAGCAAATCAAGTCCTAAAGCTGAGCATGGATAAAGCTGATGAACTATCTCGCCCTATATTGGTGAATACCCATGACAGACTTTTTAAAGACATTACGGAATCTTTTACGGCCAATTTTAAACATCAAGAGAACAATTTTGATGATTTTGAAAAGCAGATATTACTTCCACACAAACTTTCTCAATTTGGTCCGGCACTGGCCGTTGGTGACATTAATAATGACGGTTTAGAGGATTTCTATATTGGCGGAGCAGCGGAGCAGCGTCCACAGCTTTTCGTACAAAACCCAGACGGCGGTTTTTCCGCTACGAACGAATCCTTCTGGACAAAGGAAAGTGCCTATGAGGATATCGATGCGCTTTTCGTTGATATAAATGGGGATGGTTTTAAAGATCTCTACGTGGTTAGTGGTGGAAATGCCTATGAAAAAAATGATTTTCACTATACGGACCGTCTTTACTTAAATAATGGTACTGGAGGCTTTAAAAAAGGTGCTATTCTAAATGGAGACAGAGCTAGTGGTTCAGTGGTAAAAGCATCCGATTATGATAACGATGGCGATATGGACCTTTTTGTAGGCGGTAGACATTTACCCCATCAATATCCCAATCCCACATCCAGTGCCTTGTTGCTTAACGACAATGGGCAACTTGTCAACAGCACAGCTACGCTAGCAAAAGAGCTCCAAGAGATAGGCATGGTTACCGATGCCGTTTGGTCTGACTATGATGGTGATCAAGATTTGGATTTAATTCTTACCGGAGAATGGATGCCTATTACTATTTTCGATAACAAGAACGGCCAATTGACCAAATTAGATCAACCTGACCTTGAAAAAACTAAGGGATGGTGGTTCAGTCTTGAACATGGCGACTTTGACAACGATGGCGATATGGACTACATTGCAGGCAATTTGGGCCTTAACTATAAATACAAAACCAGTTCAGAAAAGCCCTTCGACATCTACTACAATGATTTTGATACCAATGGAAATGGCGATATAGTGCTAGGTTATTACAACAATGAAAAACATTACCCACTTCGCGGTTTTTCATGCTCTTCGCAACAAATACCAGGTTTAAAGGACAAAATTAAAAAATACGATGCCTTCGCTTCGTTAGAACTAGAAGAAGTGTATGGGGAAGAGCAGTTAAAGAATTCCCTGCACTACATTACTGATACTTTTGCTTCTGTGTATATCGAAAATTTGGGACAAGGTAAGTTTAAAATATCCCCATTGCCAGGCTTAGCGCAGCTTACCAATATTAACGACATGCAAGTGGAGGATTATAATGGTGATGGACACACCGATGTTTTAATCGTTGGTAATCTATTCGTCTCAGAAATAGAAACCCCTAGAAACGATGCAGGCACCGGTCTCTTACTTTTAGGTAACGGTAAAGGAGATTTTACACCACTAAGGGGGGCTAAAATAGGTTTCTATGCTGCTGGGGATGCCAAAAGAATCGCTACTATAAAGGTCTCAGGGAAAAACCATATTCTCGTAGGTAACAATAATGATGTCCTACAGAGTTTTCAGCTGCGATAA
- the rimM gene encoding ribosome maturation factor RimM (Essential for efficient processing of 16S rRNA): protein MRKEDCFYLGKIVSKYSFKGEVLVKLDTDDPEVYEKMESVFISLGNNLVPFFIDRCRLHKSNLLRIDFEEVKTESDADRVMGAELYLPLTLLPELTGNKFYFHEIIGFTMMDDVHGDIGIVQSVNDTTAQALFEVLKDGKQLLIPLNDDIIKKVDRAKKVIEVRTPEGLVELYLS, encoded by the coding sequence ATGCGCAAGGAAGATTGTTTCTACCTAGGCAAAATCGTTTCAAAATATAGTTTTAAGGGAGAAGTACTTGTTAAATTAGATACGGACGACCCTGAAGTTTACGAAAAAATGGAATCGGTTTTTATTTCCTTGGGAAATAATCTGGTTCCATTTTTTATTGATAGGTGTCGCCTTCATAAATCTAATTTATTACGAATAGATTTTGAAGAAGTGAAAACAGAATCCGATGCGGATAGGGTCATGGGTGCTGAACTGTACCTACCGCTAACCTTACTACCCGAGTTAACGGGGAACAAATTTTACTTTCACGAAATTATCGGATTTACGATGATGGATGATGTGCACGGAGATATCGGTATTGTCCAGAGTGTTAACGATACTACCGCTCAAGCTTTGTTCGAGGTTTTGAAAGACGGGAAACAACTTTTAATCCCTCTGAACGATGATATCATCAAAAAGGTAGATAGAGCTAAAAAAGTAATAGAAGTACGTACGCCTGAAGGATTGGTTGAACTTTACTTAAGCTAG